The genomic window AGGCCGACCAGGATGCCGAACGCCGCGGTCCAGGAGTAACGCTGCGGCAGACCCATCCGCACGCCCTCCTCGATCTCGTTGAAGTTCAGGATGAAGCTCAGCGAGGCGACCACGATGCAGATCAGGCTGAAGCCGATGCCCAGGGCGCCGTTGTCACGCAGGCCGGTGTTGAAACCGAACAGCGACAGCACCAGGTTGATCAGCATGACGCCGAAGAGACCCGCCATGATCGCGATCATGGCGCGGGCGAACTTCGGGGTGGCCCGGATGATCCGGGCCTTGTAGAGCCCGGCCATGATGAAGAAGACACCGAACGTGGCGACCACGGCCTGCAGGACGATGCCGTCGTAACCCATGATGCTCTGGAAGAACTTGGACACCATGCCGACGAAGACGCCTTCGATGACCGCGTACGTGATCACGAGCGCCGGGTTGGCCATCCGCGAGAACGAGATGACCATGCCGAGGACGAGGCCGATCAGCGCGGCACCGATCCAGGCGGGGCCGATCAGCGTGTTCGGGATAAGGTTCCACGCGGCGACGGCGGAGATGCCGGTGATGCCGAGCAGCGTGACCGTCTTGACGACAACGTCGTCGATGGTCATCGGCTGGACGGCCGGAGGAGCGGACGGGTAACCCGCTGCCGTGGGGTAGGGATCGCCGTAACCCGGCTGACCGTAACCCGGCTGCGAGGCCGGCCCAGATGGCCCGTACCCGGCCGCTCGCTCCCGCTCGGCCGCCTGGCCGAGTCGCGAGAGCACCGGGTTTGAAGTCTTCACTGTTTCCAGCCTCCCTTGAGGGTCAGGCACGATGCCTGTCACTCAAGGGTAAGCGGTTCTCGCGATAAGCGCCGCACCGTGTAGCTGTGAGCCGCCTGAGAGTGAGACTTATTCCTGCAGGTCACCGCATGTGAGGAACAGCGCAAAGCGCGGTCGCGGCGCATCGCCGCGACCGCGGAACTCGGTGCCCGGGGCGGGTCTCGAACCCGCACGCCTTTTGGGGCAGCCGCTTTTAAGGCGGCCGTGTCTGCCATTCCACCACCCGGGCGGCCTGCGAACACCGTAGCTGGTGCCGCCCGGGCAGTGGAAACGGCCATGGCCGCAAATCAGCGGGTTCCGGCGGTGACCTTCTTCTCCGGCGCCTTCTCGGCGGGCAGCGCCACCGGCGGGGTCACCTCGATGAAGTCCTCACGCGGGCGGTGCAGCTGGCCGAGCGCCACGGTCTCCCGCTTGAACAGGAACGCCAGCACCCAGTCGGCGAGCACTCGGATCTTGCGGTTGGTCGACGGGATCCGGCTCACGTGGTAGAAGCGGTGCATCAGCCACGCGGGGTAGCCCTTGACCTTGATGCCGTAGACGTGCGCGACACCCTTGTTGATGCCGAGGCCGGCAACACCACCGACGTGCTTGTGCCGGTACTCCTTCGGGGCACCGCCGCGCACCACCTGGGCGATGTTGTCGGCGAGCACCTTGGCCTGACGGACCGCGTGCTGGGCGCTCGGCGAGCACCAGCCACCCGGGTTGGTCAGGTCGGGGACCTGCGCGCAGTCACCGGCGGACCAGGCGCCATCGAGCGGCTCGCTGGTCTCGTTGTCGGCGACCTGCAAGGTGGGCAGGCAGTTGACGTGCCCGCGCGGGCCGAGCGGCAGGTCGGTGTTGGCCAGCATCGGCGACGGCTTCACACCCGCCGTCCAGACCAGGGTCTCGGCGCGGAACGAGTCTCCGTCGGAGAGCACGATCCTGCCGTCGACGCAGGACTGCAGGAAGGTGCCCAGCCGCAGGTCGATGCCGCGGGAGGCGAGCTGACGGGCCGCGTACGCACCCATCTCCGGGCCCACCTCGGGCAGGATCCGGTTGGTCGCCTCGACCAGGATGAAGTGGACCTCCTTCGGGTCCAGCTCCGGGTAGTACTTCAGCGCGTCGGAGACCACGTCCTGCATCTCGGCGAGCGCTTCGATGCCGGCGAACCCGCCACCGACGAAGACGAAGTTCAGCGAGGCCTTGCGCACGCCCTCGTCCGGCGTCACCGCGGCGACGTCGAGCCGGTCGAGGATGTGGTTGCGCAGGTAGATGGCCTCACCGATGGTCTTCAGACCGATACCGATGTCGCTGAGGCCGGGAATCGGCAGGGTCCGCGAGACCGAGCCGGGCGCCACGATGATGTGGTCGTACTCCATCTCGTAAGCGGGGCCGTCGATCGGCTGGATCGTGACGGTCTTACGAGCGTGTTCGAGCTTGGTTACCTCACCGGAGACGATGCGGCACTTCTTCAGCTCCCGGCGCAGCGGCACCACGGCGTGTCGCGGCGAAATGTTACCGGCCGCTGCCTCAGGCAGGAACGGCTGGTAAGTCATGTGTGGAACAGGATCGATGACGACGATCTCGGCCTGGTTCCGGTTCAGCTTCTTGGACAGGCGGAGGGCGGCGTAAAGCCCGACGTGACCTGCTCCAACGACGACTATGCGCGGCGGATTCACCGCTCTATTGTCGCGCGCGGATGGGGTCTGATGCGTCGTTCTGTGACGATCACAACGGCTGAAGTCAAGTGACGAAATACTCAGATTTCACTCACGACGGGTCAGACGTGATAGGACCATCGTCACAGCGGCTGCCGCGGCCAGGCCGACCACCGTCGCCAGCTCAAAGGGGTCCCCGCCCAGGTCAGCAGTCAATCCCAGAGCCAAGATGATCACCACTGCGGAGATCACCACGACGGCCAGGGAACGCACCAGCCACAGACCCGGCACGTCGAAGTTGACTATCGCATCGTAGGGCAGCACCGCGGCGAGCGCCGTCAGGGTGTGCGCCAGGTAGAGCAGCGTGGACAGGGCCAGCACTCGCCAGAGCGTGACCGGCGAGCCGAACGCCGAGGTGTCGACCAACCAGCCGGCGATCACCACGAGCGCGGCAACCGTACCCCCGCGGCCCCGGGGTGCCACCACCGGCCAGAAGGCGACGCAGGCGACGGTGAGAAAGAATCGCGGGCTGCTCAGCAGCTCGATCGGCCAGGCGACGCCGAAGGCGAGCAGGCCGGTGACCAGGATGCCGCATCGGACGATGAACGGTACGGCCGTAGCCCGCCTCACCGCGGTCTTCCACCGGCCCATCCGTCCGGACAACGCGCTCAGCATTTGATCAGTGCCCCCTCGGGACCGAGGCCAGCCGGGACACGTCCCGCAGCACCAGGTCGAGGCTGCCGGCTCCGGCCCACGCCACCACCGGTACACCGTGCTCCCGAAGACGTCCCAGCACGTTCTCCCGTTCGATGCGCCACAGCCGGGTGGCCGCGGGGGTCCACTGGTTCTTCACCGGCGGGGCGGTCTCCGGCGGCAGGGTGTCGACCGCCACCACGTAACGGCCGGACTGGGTGAGCTGGGCGAGCATGTCGGCGGCCCGCGGGTCGACCAGCGGGGTGAGCACCACGACCAGCGCGGACGACGAGACGTGGTGCGCGCCGAAGACGTTCTCGTACTGCTCGGTCTCGGTCGGCTGGGGCCGGACGTCGAGCAGCCACTCCAGCGCGGTCAGGTACTGCCGGCGGCCGGAGGCGGGACGCAGCCGGCGGGAGTCGGCACCGTACTCCAGCAGCGAGACCCGGTCGCCCCGGTGCAGGTAGTGCTCGGCGATCGCGGCGGTGGCCCGGACCGTGGTGTCCAGCACCGACGAGCCGCCCCGCACCCCGCCGGAGATCCCGATCTCACCGAGCACGTCGAGCAGCAGCAGCACCTCGGCGTCCCGGTCCGACAGGGTCGAGGCCACATGCAGATCCCGGGTACGCAGGGAGACACGCCAGTCGATGCGGCGCAGACGATCTCCAGGAGCGAACTGGCGTACGCCGGCAAGCTCTCCGCCCTCGCCCGGACGCCGTGAGCGATGCGCCCCGACCAGCCCCGCAGCCGCCGGCATCGCTTCGACGGCCTTGAACGGTTCGGTGACCGGGTAGACCCGCACGCCCCGCGCCGGCGTGACCACCGGGCGGCAGGCCAGCAGCCCACCGCAGGCAGCGGCCCGCGCGGCGGCCGGTCCGACGTCCTGCCGGCCCCAGCGCAGAGCCTCGCCGGGCAGGTCGATCGCGGCCCAGCCGTCGGCACCCACGGTGATCGCGAACGGCCGGTCCGAATGCTCCAGGCGCAGCCAGGGCGAGGTCCGGGTCCGGACGACGACCAGGTCGTAACCGATCGCGTCCGGGTTGGCGACGACCAGCCCGGCGTCCACCTCGCCACCCTCGACGAGGTGGGTCTCGTCGGCCCGGATGGTGATCTCCGGGGCCGACGTGGGGATCCGGCGCAGGTGGAGCGCGGCGCCGATCGCGAACGGTGCCGCGAGCAGCGCCAGGTCGACCCGGCCCAGAGCCACCCCGAGCAGCAGGAGTACGCCGGTGAGCAGCACCGAGCGCCCGAGGGCCCGGGTCGGTGCCCAGATCGGGCCGAACGGCTGATCGGCCGTGTCCTCGGCGGGCACGGCCGGCCTCAGGCGCATCCGGTCAGTCATGCCGGGCGTACGTCGGAAGCGCCCCGCTGGCCGGGGCCGGCACCGCGGTCAGCACCTCCTGGACCACGAACGACGGGTTCACCTGCCGCAGCCACATCTCCGGGCGCAGCGTGATCCGGTGCGCGAGCGCCGGGATCGCGACGTCCTTCACGTCCTCCGGCACCACGTAGTCGCGGCCGGCCATCACGGCCCGGGCCCGGGCCAGCAGGAGCAGGGCGAGTGAGCCACGCGGGGAGGATCCGACGAGAACCGCGCTGTGTTCCCGGGTCGCCGAGGCGAGCGCCACGATGTACCGGCCGATCGAGTCCTCGACCGCCACCGACTCCAGGGCGGTCTGCATCTGCTGGAGGGTCCGGGCGTCCACCACCGGGGAGAGGGTCGCCTCCTCCTGGCGCCGCGACATCCGGCGCTGGAGGACCGTCCACTCCTCCTCGGCCGTCGGGTAACCGAACGACACCCGCAGCAGGAACCGGTCGAGCTGGGCCTCGGGCAGCGGGTACGTGCCCTCGTACTCGATCGGGTTGGCGGTCGCGATCACGTGGAACGGCGGGTCCAGCCGGTAGGTGACACCCTCGACCGACACCTGCTTCTCCTGCATCGCCTCGAGCAGGGCGGACTGGGTCTTCGGCGGCGTCCGGTTGATCTCGTCGGCCAGCAGCATGTTGGTGAAGACCGGGCCGGCCCGGAAGGCGAAGTCACCTTTGCGCTGGTCGTAGAGGAACGAGCCGGTGACGTCGGCGGGCAGCAGGTCCGGGGTGAACTGCAACCGGCGGAAGTCGAGCCCGAGCGCCTGCGCGAACGAGCGGGCGGTCAGGGTCTTGCCGAGACCGGGCATGTCCTCCAGCAGCACGTGACCGCCGGCCAGAATCCCGGCCAGCACCAGCTCCAGCGAGTCCCGTTTGCCCACCAGGACCGAGCCGACCGAGTCGAGGACCGCCCCGGCCAGCCGCCCGACCTCGTACGGGGGAAGAGCCTGCGTCACCGGCGCACCTTTCTCACAGTCGTTCCATGGCGTCTAGGTAAGTCTCGACATCGCGTGCCTTCAAACCGCGGCGGCCCGGCTCGGCCAGCGCCGACCAGAGCTCGTCGCCGAGAAGTTCCCGGGCTCGGCGGGGGTCACTGGCCCGGGTGATGCCGTGCCGCAGCCGCAGCCGTTCATCGGTCAGCTCGGCGAGCACCGGCAGAACGTTACGCGCATACAGTTCCGGGTCAGAGTTTGCCCGGTCCAGGTTTCGTTCCCATCTCCGGACCGCGGACCGGAGCGCGTCGGCGGCCGGACCGGAGTCGGTGCCGATCTTCGAGCGCAGCCGGGGTGCGGGCGGCGGGGCGACCACGCGGACCGCGCGGATCACCAGGCGCAGGCCCAGCAGCAGCGAAACCAGCAGCAGCGGCGAGATGCTCAGGCCGCCCGCCCGCAGCGCGGCGGTGATCACCACCGCGGCCAGGCCGATGACCACCGCGTTGCCGATCAGGGTGACGGCGATCGAGCGTCGTTTGACGACGCCCTCGGGCTCTTCGGGGCGGCGACGGTTGCCGCCTGGGCCGGAGCCGAAGAGATCGTCCAGTCCTCCGTCGCTCATACCTGCACCCCACCGAGATCGGCGCGCAGTCGTTCCAGGGCGGACCGGGCCTGCTGACGCATCTGGTCGTCGACGGTGTGTGTCGCGTACCGCGCTTCCCGGTAGACCGCCAGCAGCGCCGCCAGCACTCCGGCGTCGACCAGTTGCTCGGCCAGCAGCCGCCCGACGTAGTCGGTGGGGCTGTCGCCGGGATGCCGTGGGGTGCCCGCCGCGGCGGCGGCGTCCTCCAGCCGCACCCAGCAGGCGATCACCGCCCGGCGCGGGTCACGGTCGGTGTCGGACAGCTCCTCCAGGCCCGCGTCGAGCGCGGCGACCAGGTCGTCGGCGGTCCGCTGTGGGCGGCGCGGCGCGTGTTTACCGGCCCGCGCCGGGCGGCGGCGCAGGTAGTCGCGGATCAGGGCCCAGCTCAGGCCGACGACCAGCAGCAGGGCGCCGGCACCGAGCACGATCAGGGTGGCGGTGCCGACCCAGCCGGGCAGCCCCTGGGCCGGTTCGGGAATGGATTCCTCGAAGCTGGGCCTGACCGACGGTTGCGGCGGCAGCAGCGGCGGACGGGTGGTCGTGGTGGCCTGTGGCTGGATCTGGTCGAGCTGCGGCGCGGACCGGGTGGCGGCCAGCGCGATGACGAAGAGCAGCCCGAGGACGGCGGCGAAGGGCCACCAGCGGCGCAGTGCGGCGAAATCCATGCGGGCTCAGATCCGTGACTCGAAGATTGTCGGCGCTCGCATCATGCCAAACCCGCCAGAACCTTCGCACGGCCGAACACCTCGTCAAGCATCAAGGGGGTCAGCCGGCCGGTGAAGGTGTTCTGCTGGCTGACGTGGAAACTGCCCAGCAGAACCGGGGCGCCAGGCACCTCCACCAGGGCACCGTGTCCGAATTTCGGCCGCGGGACCGGTGGCCGCGCACCGTAGGCGGCGGTCATCGCCGGCCACCAGGCCGCCCACGCGAACGCGCCGAGCGCCACCACGACCTTCAGCGTCGGCCGGATCAGTTGCAGTTCGCGCCGGAACCACGGGGCACAGGTGTCACGTTCGGCCGGCAGCGGCTTGTTGTCCGGTGGAGCGCAACGGACCGCCGCGAAGATCCGGGTGTGCCGCAGTTCCAGGCCGTCGTCGGCGGCCACACTCGTCGGCTGGTTGGCCAGTCCGGCCCGGTGCAGAGCGGCGAAGAGGACGTCACCGGAACGGTCGCCGGTGAAGAGCCGCCCGGTGCGGTTGCCACCGTGCGCGGCCGGGGCCAGCCCGAGGATCGCGATCTCGGCGCCGCCCGGCCCGAACCCCGGGACCGGGCGGCCCCAATACTCCTGATCACGGAAGGCGGCCCGCTTGGTGACGGCGATGTCGTTACGCCAGGTGACCAGGCGTGGGCAGGCGAAACAATCCGCGATGCGGGCGTCGAGCAGGCTCAGCGAGGCGGTCGCGGCCGCCTGCTCCTCAACTGCCGGTGGGGTACGCGCGGACGAGAGCACCCGCCCAGCACAGCATCCCGGTGTTACCCGCCCACACCCGGGGCCGACGGAGCAGCGGACGGCTCCGGGGTCATCGAGACGAACGGGGCGTCGTCCGGACAGGTCGGGTAGCCCACCGCCCGGCTGGGCTCGTCCGAGCCGGTGGCGGCGATCCAGCAGAACCCGTCGCCGAAGTGGACCGGCCGGCCCTCCTGGTCGTAGAGCTGCACCCCGGTGAGGAGTTGTCCCTTGTCGTCGTAGACGAAGACGTCCTCGATCCCGGCGTACTTCACATCGGTGTAACCGACCTGCTCGTAGAAGTCGCGCCGGGCCGCCTCGTCGGCCTCGAAGAAGCCGATCACCGCGAAGAACACCAGCCCCGCGCTGGCGAACCGCAGCGCACGCCGTTTCCCGCGCCCGGCCGGACCGCCCCGGCCGCCCAGCCAGACCGAACCGATGACGGCCACCGCGAGCAGCAGGAGCCCCAGTGGAAGCTCGCCGTTGATCCGGGGCAGCAGGCCCACCGGGCTCTGGCTCTCCTCCACGAAGAAGGACACCGCCATGGCCGCCAGATAGCCCCGGAGCACCCACCACGCGGGCCGCAGGAGCACCAGGAAGTCGCGGGCCCGCGGATAGCCCAGGAGCCGGCCGGCGAACACGTCGGCCCGGCGCACCCGGCCGGCGAAGCGGGCCCGGTGTTCGGCGGCCTTGGCGGCGGCACGCGACCGGGCGTCGGCCTTCGGCGGGGCGTCGGCCGGTGGGGCCCAGGTGGCGCCCAGGCCCGCACTGGCGCTGAGCTCGGCGGCGTACACATCGGGCGGCCCGAGCCGGTCCTCCAGGGAACCGCCGCCCTCGGCCAGCACCTCGGCCAGATGTTCGGGCAGGTCTTCGAGAAGCTCGTCCCTGGTCCCGGCCGGCAGACCGGCCAAGGCCAGCCGGACGCCCTCCACGTAGACGGCGATCTCGTCCTGTGCCGTTAGGTTCACGCCTTCCCCCGCTCCTGAAGCAGATCTTCCATGATCGACGCGAAGCCGGCCCAGACCTTGGTGGAGCGTTGCAGCTCCGCCCGGCCGGCCTCGTTGAGTGCGTAGTACTTCCGGTGCGGGCCCTCGTCGCTGGGCACCACATAGCTGTTCAGCAGTCCGTTGTTGAATAGCCGTCGCAAGGTGCCGTAGACCGAGGCGTCACCGACGTCCTCCAGCCCGGCCGTCCGCAGCCGGCGCAGGATGTCGTAGCCGTAACCGTCCTCCTCGCGAAGCACCGCGAGGACGGCCAAGTCGAGCACACCCTTGAGCAGCTGGGTCGCATCCACGCTGTGGACAGTACTGCGCAATGCGAAGTACCGTCAACAGCGCACTACCCCGGCGGGCAATGCGGTGTTCCCTAGATCGCTAGCCCGAAGGCAATGCCGTCGAGGATGTCGTGTTCGGAGGCGATCACGAAGTCGTGCCCGGAACGCTCGCTGATCAGCTTCATGATCAGGGCACCGGCGCCGATCACATCGGCCCGGCCGGGGTGCATGACCGGCAGGGCCAGCCGCTCGGCGACCGTCATCGCCAGCAGCTCGTCGGTCACCCGGGCGACCACCGGCGTGTCGACCCGGCTGTGGTGGATGCGGTCCGAGTCGTACTCGTCGAGGTCGTGTGCCAGCGCGGCCACCGTGGTCACCGTCCCGGCCAGCCCGACCAGGGTCTTCGCTGAACGCCCGTCGACCGCCGCCAGCGCGGTGTCGATCGCGTCGACGATGTCGGCCCGCGCCAGAGCCAGCTCGGCCGCGGTCGGCGGGTCGCTGTGCAGGTGACGTTCAGTCATCCGGACACAGCCGATGTCCATCGAGATCGCCCGCTCGACACTCTTCGTGCCGGTGACGAACTCGGTGGAGCCACCACCCAGGTCGTAGACCAGATAGGGCCCCTCGGCGTCCAGCCCGCGAACCGCCCCGTCGAAGGAGAGCTGAGCCTCCTGCGCGCCGGTGATCACTTCCGGGTCGATCCCCAGCACACCGCGGACCATGTCCCGGAAGTCCTGCGCGTTGGAGGCGTCCCGGCTGGCCGAGGTCGCGCACATCCGCACCCGGGTGACACCCAGCTCGGCGATCTCGGCGGCATAACCGAGCAGGGCCGTGCGGGTGCGCTCGATCGCCGCCGGCGCGAGCATCCCGGTCCGGTCCACCCCCTCACCGAGCCGGACGATCTCCATCCGGCGGGCGACGTCGACGAGTTCGTCCCCGCTGACATCGGCGATCAGCAGCCGGATCGCGTTGGTGCCACAGTCGATGGCGGCGACGCGCGTGCTCATAGGTGGAGCAACATTCTCGTGTTCCCCAGAGTGTTCGGTTTGACCCGCTCAAGGTCCAGAAATTCCGCGACACCTTCGTCGTACGATCGGAGCAGCTGCTCGAAGATCTTGTGCGGCACCGGCGCGCCGTCGATCTCGGTGAACCCGAACGACCCGAAGAAGCGGGTCTCGAAGGTGAGACAGAAGACACGGCGCACGCCGACCTCGCGCGCCTGGTCCAGCAGCGCCGCGACGATCCGGTGGCCGATCCGCTGACCGCGCCGGCCGGGGTCGACCGCGACCGTCCGGATCTCCGCCAGGTCCTCCCACATCACGTGCAGGGCCCCGCAGCCGGTCACTGTGCCGTCTTCGGCCTCCGCCACCCAGAACTCCTGCACCTGCTCGTACAGGGTCACGGTGGCCTTGCTGAGCAGCCGGCGATCGGTCGTGTAGGTGTCCACCAGCGACCGGATCGACCGGATGTCCCCGGTCCTCGCCCGACGGATGATCACTCGTCGGTCGCTATCCGGACACAGGGGCCACCGGCCCAGTACGGCTCGACCGCGTCCCGCACCTCGTCACCGAACGGGTTGACACCCCGCCCGGCGGCCAGCGCGTGCCCGAGGTGGACGTGCAGGCACTTCACCCGGTCCGGCATGCCACCGGCCGAGACGTGACTGATCTCCGGGACGTCGTCGATCGACGTACGCCGGTCCAGGTAGTCCTGGTGGGCTTCGGCGTACTTCTTGGCCAGTTCGGGATCGGTGCTGAGACGCTCCTGCATGTCCCGCATCACCCCGGCCGACTCCAGGCGGCTGCAAGCGGCCGTGGCGTGCGGGCAGGTCAGGTAGTAGAGCGTCGGGAAGGGCGTGCCGTCGTCCAGGCGTGGCGAGGTCTCCACCACGTCGGGGTTTCCGCACGGGCAGCGGTGCGCGACCGCACGGGTGCCACGGGGGCGGCGGCCGAGCTGGGCCGCCACGATGTCCAAGTCGGCGGGTGTGGGTTGTTCCATCGGTCCGGATTCAGTCCTGAGGCTCTGCGTTGGCGGCTTCGACACTGCTCCACAGCGTGTCGTACCAGCGGTCCGGGGCGGCCGCCGGGGCTTGCTCCGCGGCCTGGCGAGCAGCACCCTCCTTGTCGTCCACGACAAGCAGGGGCGTCTCAGCCGGGCGCACGTAGAAGTATCGCTCGCGGGCCTGGATGCGCAGGTAATCGTCGTCGCGCCACTTGGCCAGCTGTTTCGCCGTCTCGTCGATCGCGGCGCGCTGCGCGGCCGTCGCACTCTCCATCTCGGCGATCTGGGACTCCTGCTCCAGATACACCCGGAGGGGGTACGTATAGGCCAGTGCCAAGGCGACGACCAGCGCGATCAGGACGGTGGCGCGGCTGGTCAGCGCACGGGGGCGGGGCGCGTCGGTGCGCTCGGCGGCCGCGCTGCCCTTGGCTCCGCCCTTCGCCGAACCGGCGGCGCGCCGGGCGGTCGGCACCCGGACCGGACCGGTGTTGCGGGTCGCGGTCCCGGTGGCAGTCCTCGTCCGGGACGTGGTCGGGCGGCCTCCGGCGGCGACACGGCGCCGGGTCGGGCCCTGGCCACTCGGTGTACGGCGCTCCGTCATCTCCGACCTCCCCGCCGATGTCTCGCGTTCGCGGCACCCGCCAGAGAACCTATTCCTCACTGGGCGGGTGCCACAAACTCGATGATCCGCGCTGAAGCGTCAGCTGACGCGGTAACGCGGGAACGCGCCCGCACCGGCGTACCGGGCGGCGCTCTCCAGCTGCTCCTCGATGCGCAGGAGCTGGTTGTACTTCGCGACCCGGTCGGACCGCGCCGGGGCACCGGTCTTGATCTGGCCGGAACCGACCGCGACGGCCAGGTCGGCGATGGTGACGTCCTCGGTCTCACCGGACCGGTGGCTCATCATCGTCTTGAAACCGGCCCGGTGAGCCAGGTCCACGGCGTCCAGCGTCTCGGTGAGCGAGCCGATCTGGTTCACCTTGACCAGCAGGGCGTTGGCGGCCTGCTCAGCGATACCGCGGGCCAGGCGCAGCGGGTTGGTGACGAACAGGTCGTCGCCGACGATCTGCACCTTGTCGCCGATCTGCGCGGTCAGCGCGGTCCAGCCGGCCCAGTCCTCCTCGTCCAGCGGGTCCTCGATGGAGACGATCGGGAAGTCGGCGGCGAGCTTCGCGTAGTACGCGATCATCTCGTCGGTGGACTTCGGGGCGCCCTCGAAGACGTACGCGCCGTCCTTGTAGAACTCGGTGGCGGCGACGTCCATGGCCAGCACGATGTCGCTGCCCAGGGTGTAACCGGCGGCCTGCACGGCCTCCGCGATCAGCTCCAGGGCCGCGACGTTCGCCGACAGGTTCGGCGCGAAGCCGCCCTCGTCGCCGAGGCCGGTGGAGAGGCCCTTCTTCTTCAGCACCGACTTGAGCGCGTGGTAGACCTCGGCGCCGCTGCGGACGGCCTCGCGGAAGGTCGGGGCGCCGATCGGCGCGATCATGAACTCCTGCACGTCGACGTTGGAGTCGGCGTGCGACCCACCGTTGAGGATGTTCATCATCGGCACCGGCAGCAGCGACGCGTTCGGGCCGCCCAGGTAGCGGAACAGCGGCAGCTCGGCGGAGGCCGCGGCGGCCTTGGCGACGGCGAGCGACACGCCGAGGATGGCGTTGGCGCCGAGCTCCGACTTGTCGGCGGTGCCGTCCAGGTCGAGCATCTTCTGGTCGATCAGGCGCTGGTCCGAGGCCTCGTAACCGACCAGCTCGTCGATCAGCTTCTCCTCGATGTTCTCGACCGCTTTGAGAACACCCTTGCCGAGGTAACGGTCCTTGTCACCGTCGCGGAGCTCGAGCGCCTCGAAGGCGCCGGTGGAGGCACCCGAGGGCACCGCCGCACGGCCGACCGAGCCGTCGTCCAGACCGACCTCGACCTCAACGGTCGGGTTGCCCCGGGAATCGAGAATCTCGCGCGCGACGATCGCTTCAATGGTGGCCATTAGTGTGTCGCTCCCTAACAGTTGTACGAATACAGTTTCGGTCCGCGACCCTGCGGGCCGACCACACCGCCAGAGCGTATCGAGTCCGGCAATGACGTGTTCGAGGGGCTGGTCAACTCCTCCGCCGGTTCGCCTCAAACCCGGCACACACCTGCCGAACGTCAGGGCACTATGACCAGTAGCCTGTTTCCCTCCGACGGGTCGCGTGTCGAGATGGTGCACGGAGCCCTGACCGTCCCGGATGTCCGGGTGGTCCGGGTCACCGACACCGCCGTGACCCTGTCCCTCGCCCTGGACGACGTCGACCTGAGCACCGGTGACGGTGTGCATCTGCGCTGGCCGGCCGGCCTCCGCGGCCGTTACGCGCTGCACGGGACCGTCGCCGGGGTCGACGAGAACCGGATCGATGTCCGGGTCGCCGGGCAGCCCGAGATCGAGCAACTGCGCGACTACGTGCGCGGCGGCGGAGGCGAGAGCGTC from Actinoplanes derwentensis includes these protein-coding regions:
- a CDS encoding Bax inhibitor-1/YccA family protein, which codes for MKTSNPVLSRLGQAAERERAAGYGPSGPASQPGYGQPGYGDPYPTAAGYPSAPPAVQPMTIDDVVVKTVTLLGITGISAVAAWNLIPNTLIGPAWIGAALIGLVLGMVISFSRMANPALVITYAVIEGVFVGMVSKFFQSIMGYDGIVLQAVVATFGVFFIMAGLYKARIIRATPKFARAMIAIMAGLFGVMLINLVLSLFGFNTGLRDNGALGIGFSLICIVVASLSFILNFNEIEEGVRMGLPQRYSWTAAFGILVGLVWLYIEILRLLSFFQGGDD
- a CDS encoding DUF4129 domain-containing protein, giving the protein MDFAALRRWWPFAAVLGLLFVIALAATRSAPQLDQIQPQATTTTRPPLLPPQPSVRPSFEESIPEPAQGLPGWVGTATLIVLGAGALLLVVGLSWALIRDYLRRRPARAGKHAPRRPQRTADDLVAALDAGLEELSDTDRDPRRAVIACWVRLEDAAAAAGTPRHPGDSPTDYVGRLLAEQLVDAGVLAALLAVYREARYATHTVDDQMRQQARSALERLRADLGGVQV
- a CDS encoding uracil-DNA glycosylase, which produces MLSSARTPPAVEEQAAATASLSLLDARIADCFACPRLVTWRNDIAVTKRAAFRDQEYWGRPVPGFGPGGAEIAILGLAPAAHGGNRTGRLFTGDRSGDVLFAALHRAGLANQPTSVAADDGLELRHTRIFAAVRCAPPDNKPLPAERDTCAPWFRRELQLIRPTLKVVVALGAFAWAAWWPAMTAAYGARPPVPRPKFGHGALVEVPGAPVLLGSFHVSQQNTFTGRLTPLMLDEVFGRAKVLAGLA
- a CDS encoding AAA family ATPase; its protein translation is MTQALPPYEVGRLAGAVLDSVGSVLVGKRDSLELVLAGILAGGHVLLEDMPGLGKTLTARSFAQALGLDFRRLQFTPDLLPADVTGSFLYDQRKGDFAFRAGPVFTNMLLADEINRTPPKTQSALLEAMQEKQVSVEGVTYRLDPPFHVIATANPIEYEGTYPLPEAQLDRFLLRVSFGYPTAEEEWTVLQRRMSRRQEEATLSPVVDARTLQQMQTALESVAVEDSIGRYIVALASATREHSAVLVGSSPRGSLALLLLARARAVMAGRDYVVPEDVKDVAIPALAHRITLRPEMWLRQVNPSFVVQEVLTAVPAPASGALPTYARHD
- a CDS encoding NAD(P)/FAD-dependent oxidoreductase is translated as MNPPRIVVVGAGHVGLYAALRLSKKLNRNQAEIVVIDPVPHMTYQPFLPEAAAGNISPRHAVVPLRRELKKCRIVSGEVTKLEHARKTVTIQPIDGPAYEMEYDHIIVAPGSVSRTLPIPGLSDIGIGLKTIGEAIYLRNHILDRLDVAAVTPDEGVRKASLNFVFVGGGFAGIEALAEMQDVVSDALKYYPELDPKEVHFILVEATNRILPEVGPEMGAYAARQLASRGIDLRLGTFLQSCVDGRIVLSDGDSFRAETLVWTAGVKPSPMLANTDLPLGPRGHVNCLPTLQVADNETSEPLDGAWSAGDCAQVPDLTNPGGWCSPSAQHAVRQAKVLADNIAQVVRGGAPKEYRHKHVGGVAGLGINKGVAHVYGIKVKGYPAWLMHRFYHVSRIPSTNRKIRVLADWVLAFLFKRETVALGQLHRPREDFIEVTPPVALPAEKAPEKKVTAGTR
- a CDS encoding DUF58 domain-containing protein is translated as MRPAVPAEDTADQPFGPIWAPTRALGRSVLLTGVLLLLGVALGRVDLALLAAPFAIGAALHLRRIPTSAPEITIRADETHLVEGGEVDAGLVVANPDAIGYDLVVVRTRTSPWLRLEHSDRPFAITVGADGWAAIDLPGEALRWGRQDVGPAAARAAACGGLLACRPVVTPARGVRVYPVTEPFKAVEAMPAAAGLVGAHRSRRPGEGGELAGVRQFAPGDRLRRIDWRVSLRTRDLHVASTLSDRDAEVLLLLDVLGEIGISGGVRGGSSVLDTTVRATAAIAEHYLHRGDRVSLLEYGADSRRLRPASGRRQYLTALEWLLDVRPQPTETEQYENVFGAHHVSSSALVVVLTPLVDPRAADMLAQLTQSGRYVVAVDTLPPETAPPVKNQWTPAATRLWRIERENVLGRLREHGVPVVAWAGAGSLDLVLRDVSRLASVPRGH
- a CDS encoding HAAS signaling domain-containing protein, with product MNLTAQDEIAVYVEGVRLALAGLPAGTRDELLEDLPEHLAEVLAEGGGSLEDRLGPPDVYAAELSASAGLGATWAPPADAPPKADARSRAAAKAAEHRARFAGRVRRADVFAGRLLGYPRARDFLVLLRPAWWVLRGYLAAMAVSFFVEESQSPVGLLPRINGELPLGLLLLAVAVIGSVWLGGRGGPAGRGKRRALRFASAGLVFFAVIGFFEADEAARRDFYEQVGYTDVKYAGIEDVFVYDDKGQLLTGVQLYDQEGRPVHFGDGFCWIAATGSDEPSRAVGYPTCPDDAPFVSMTPEPSAAPSAPGVGG